The DNA region AAGGATGCTCTGCTGGAGGACATCAAGAACGTTCTGGTGATGTCGGACGATGCGGCCGTCGGCTCGATTATTATGGAACTGCGGGCGGGCACCGGCGGCGAAGAGGCGGCGCTGTTCGTGCGCGACCTGTACAATATGTACCACCGCTACGCCGACAAGATGGGCTGGAAGGTGGAGCTGATGGATTTTTCGCCCACGGACCGGGGCGGCTTTCGCGAGCTGATTATGAACATCAAGGGTCCGGGTGTCTGGGCGCATCTGGGCTACGAAGGCGGCGGCCACCGCGTCCAGCGCGTTCCCGAGACGGAATCACAGGGGCGGATTCATACCTCCGCGGCGACGGTGGCCGTGCTGCCGGAGGCCGAAGAGGTGGATATCGACATCAAGCCGGACGATGTGATTGAGCATGTCAGCTGTGCCGGCGGCCCGGGCGGCCAAAACGTCAACAAAGTCGCCACCGCCATCCGGCTCGAGCACATCCCGACCGGGATTGTCGTGAGCATGCGTGACGAACGAAGCCAGCACAAAAACCGCGCCAAGGCCTGGCGGGTGCTCCGCAGCCGCGTGTACGAATATTACCAGAAGAAGGCCCATCAGGAGCGCTCGCAGGCCCGCAAATCGATGATCGGTTCCGGCGACCGCTCCGAGCGCATCCGCACCTACAACTTCCCCC from Anaerohalosphaeraceae bacterium includes:
- the prfA gene encoding peptide chain release factor 1, which encodes MAESPNNLIVRKLEQLDERCRQIEQQITDPQVASNPARLVPLTKEQGKLAPIVSRFREYRRLEKQLEEAAALLNEPGSDGDLKELAEAEVKELQKKKDALLEDIKNVLVMSDDAAVGSIIMELRAGTGGEEAALFVRDLYNMYHRYADKMGWKVELMDFSPTDRGGFRELIMNIKGPGVWAHLGYEGGGHRVQRVPETESQGRIHTSAATVAVLPEAEEVDIDIKPDDVIEHVSCAGGPGGQNVNKVATAIRLEHIPTGIVVSMRDERSQHKNRAKAWRVLRSRVYEYYQKKAHQERSQARKSMIGSGDRSERIRTYNFPQNRLTDHRINLSLYCLDKIMLGDMDELIAALQDYDRQRRLENL